TCAAGATACTGCAAGGCTGACTGCCGTTTCCTCTACCAGTATTAAAGAAGGCGGAGCCCACGACGTGATTTTAAAGGAATAGTTTGTTTACATAAAATATTTTTTCTGTTAGAATATTTTTAACTTAAATAAAGAAGGTTTAGTATTGTGATAGTCATATTGGATTTTGGTTCTCAGTATACAGAGCTTATAGCAAGAAGAGTCAGAGAATGTAAAGTTTATTCAGAAATTCTTCCAAGCAGCAGTACTCCAGAAGATATAAGAAAATTTAATCCTTCTGGAATTATTATTTCTGGTGGACCTTCAAGTGTCTATGACGAAGATGCCCCAAAACTCAACAAAGACATTTACAAAATGAATTTACCGATTCTCGGAATATGTTATGGGATGCAATTACTAGCCAATGACCTCGGAGGAGAAGTTCAAAAAAAAGATACACAGGAATACGGTAAAAGTCACTTAATGATTGACGATAACTTCGATCTATTTGAAGGACTTTGGCTTGAAATGGTGGTTTGGATGAGCCATGGAGATGCTGTTGTGAAATTGCCTGAAGGATTTAAGGCTATTGCACATACTGCAAATTGTCCGATAGCAGGCATGGCCAATAGAAAGAGCCAATTTTTTGGTGTTCAGTTCCATCCGGAAGTTGCACACACACCAAAAGGTATGGAAATAATTCGTAACTTTGTTTTCAAAATTTGTGGATGCTTACCAACGTGGACAACAACTTCATTTGTAAGAGATAGTATCAAAGAAATTCGCCAAATTGTAGGAAAAGACAAAGTACTTCTAGGGCTCAGTGGTGGAGTAGATTCTACTACAGCAGCTGCCTTGATCCATGAAGCTATTGGAGATCAACTGGTGTGCATGTTCATTGACCAAGGTTTCATGAGAAAAAACGAAGGCGTCAAAATCGTAAAAATGTTTCGTGATTATTTTAAAATTAATCTTGTTCATATCGATGCTTGTGAACGTTTTTATAATAAGCTTGATAAAGTCATCGATCCAGAAGAAAAACGCAAAGTTATCGGACATGAATTTGTTCGTACCTTTGAAGAAGAAGCTAAAAACTTAAAAACTGAAATCCCATTCTTAGCCCAGGGTACCCTATACCCTGACGTTATTGAAA
This DNA window, taken from Candidatus Margulisiibacteriota bacterium, encodes the following:
- a CDS encoding GMP synthase (glutamine-hydrolyzing), translated to MVIVILDFGSQYTELIARRVRECKVYSEILPSSSTPEDIRKFNPSGIIISGGPSSVYDEDAPKLNKDIYKMNLPILGICYGMQLLANDLGGEVQKKDTQEYGKSHLMIDDNFDLFEGLWLEMVVWMSHGDAVVKLPEGFKAIAHTANCPIAGMANRKSQFFGVQFHPEVAHTPKGMEIIRNFVFKICGCLPTWTTTSFVRDSIKEIRQIVGKDKVLLGLSGGVDSTTAAALIHEAIGDQLVCMFIDQGFMRKNEGVKIVKMFRDYFKINLVHIDACERFYNKLDKVIDPEEKRKVIGHEFVRTFEEEAKNLKTEIPFLAQGTLYPDVIESATSGTSQNAVKIKTHHNVGGLPDDIQFKVIEPLRKLFKDEVRKVAAELNVPDEIVHRQPFPGPGLAIRIIGEVTKERIKVLQDADDIIMDEIKKAGYYRKVWQAFGVLLPIRTVGVMGDKRTYLSTLALRVVTSEDAMTANWADLPYELLEKISTRVINEVGEINRVVYDITSKPPGTIEWE